The DNA window GTCATACACGGATGCTCGTATCTCACCGCCGGGGCACGTCCCACCGAGTTGTGGGCTGAGAAGGGCAGCCGGGAATCGGCGTCCTCGTAGCGAGTCGAACGGCGGGGCGAGGGACAGTGGGGAGCGCTCGGCGCGTTGCCCACTGTCCGGCTCAGGTCAGAAGTTCGTGCCGCCGTCGATATTGATCAGCGCACCGGTGAGGAAGCCGGCCCGGGGCGAGAGCAGGAACGCGATCAGCTCGCCTACCTCGTGCGGCTGTCCCGGTCGGCCCAATGCCGCCGTGAAGCCCCATTCTTCGACCATGACTCGTTCGAGGGCTTCGTCGTGCGGATAGCCGCGCTCCTTCGCGATGTAATCCCGGACCGCACGCAGCGTCTCGGTCTCCACGGCGCCAGGGCAGACACAATTCGCTCGGACGCCATGTTTTCCGTACTCCTTCGCGATCCCTTTGGTGAAGACGGCGACGGCGCTCTTGAGACCGGCGAACGGCAGTCGCGCGATCTCGGGTGATCGAATCGAATAGGCGGCCGTGGTGACGATAGTGCCTTTGGTTGAGACCAGGTGGGGCAGTGCGGCTTCGATCGTTCGGGTCGTGCCGAGCAGGACGTCGCGGAACGCGGCGGTCCACGTCTCATCGCTTGCCGAAATCGGCTCGTGCCCGGTCGTGCCCGTGGTGATCGCGACACCATCGAGTCGCCCGAGGAATTCGACTGCCTCCTCGACCGAGCGCGCCGCGCCGCCGTGCTTGCCGACATCGAAGGACAGGCTGGTCGCGCGTGCGGCGCCGGCCTCGAGGATTTCGGCGGCGGCCTTGCTGCCTCGTTCCTGATCTCGGCCGACAACGACGACCGCTGCTCCGTCTTCGGCCAGCGATCGTGCGGCGGCAAGCCCGATCCCTGCGGTTCCACCGACGACGAGATAGCCCTTTTCGCGAACTGACAGATCCATGAACCAGATTC is part of the Nocardia sp. NBC_00565 genome and encodes:
- a CDS encoding SDR family NAD(P)-dependent oxidoreductase; this translates as MDLSVREKGYLVVGGTAGIGLAAARSLAEDGAAVVVVGRDQERGSKAAAEILEAGAARATSLSFDVGKHGGAARSVEEAVEFLGRLDGVAITTGTTGHEPISASDETWTAAFRDVLLGTTRTIEAALPHLVSTKGTIVTTAAYSIRSPEIARLPFAGLKSAVAVFTKGIAKEYGKHGVRANCVCPGAVETETLRAVRDYIAKERGYPHDEALERVMVEEWGFTAALGRPGQPHEVGELIAFLLSPRAGFLTGALINIDGGTNF